One part of the Mariniflexile litorale genome encodes these proteins:
- a CDS encoding GH3 auxin-responsive promoter family protein — protein sequence MISIKSALAKPFAKRVYYKVQKWAKKPFETQDKVFKYLISEAAGTQFGKDHDFISINSYEDFVKRVPIRDYEDLKPYVERVVAGEEHILWKGKPAYFAKTSGTTSGSKYIPITKESMPYHVEAARNAILLYINETGNSKFVDGKMIFLQGSPILKEQNGIQLGRLSGIVAHYVPKYLQKNRLPSWGTNCIEDWETKVDAIVDETLQQNMTIISGIPSWVQMYFEKLQQKTGKKVGDIFKNFNLFIFGGVNYEPYRAKFENLIGRKVDSIELYPASEGFFAFQDKQNEKGMLLQLNSGIFYEFVKADEFFNDNPKRISIKDVEIGINYVMIISTNAGLWAYNVGDTVEFTSTQPYRVIVSGRIKHFISAFGEHVIGKEVEQAMQEAVLGTNIRVSEFTVAPQINSNEGLPYHEWFVEFENEPVDVLKLAKKIDESLQKQNTYYYDLIKGKVLQPLKITKVKKGGFQEYMKSVGKLGGQNKLPRLSNDRKIVEGFPHTNETK from the coding sequence ATGATATCAATAAAATCGGCTTTAGCAAAACCTTTTGCAAAACGTGTGTATTATAAGGTTCAAAAGTGGGCAAAAAAGCCTTTTGAAACTCAAGATAAGGTGTTTAAATACCTAATTTCAGAAGCTGCCGGCACTCAATTTGGTAAAGACCACGATTTTATAAGTATTAATTCTTATGAAGATTTTGTTAAACGGGTTCCCATACGAGATTATGAAGATTTAAAACCTTACGTAGAGCGTGTTGTGGCGGGTGAAGAGCATATTCTTTGGAAAGGAAAGCCTGCTTATTTTGCTAAAACCTCGGGTACTACATCGGGTTCTAAATACATTCCTATCACCAAAGAAAGCATGCCTTATCATGTGGAAGCTGCCAGAAATGCTATTTTATTGTACATTAATGAAACAGGAAACAGCAAATTTGTTGATGGGAAAATGATTTTCCTTCAAGGAAGCCCCATTCTTAAAGAACAAAATGGCATTCAATTAGGACGTCTTTCGGGTATTGTAGCACATTATGTACCTAAGTACCTTCAAAAAAATAGATTACCTTCATGGGGAACCAATTGTATAGAAGATTGGGAAACTAAAGTAGATGCGATTGTTGACGAAACGCTTCAGCAGAATATGACTATTATTTCGGGTATTCCGTCTTGGGTACAAATGTATTTTGAAAAGCTTCAGCAAAAAACAGGTAAGAAAGTAGGTGACATTTTTAAAAACTTCAACCTCTTTATATTTGGAGGTGTAAATTACGAACCTTATAGAGCCAAATTTGAGAACCTTATAGGTAGAAAAGTAGATAGCATAGAACTGTATCCAGCTAGCGAAGGCTTTTTTGCATTTCAAGACAAACAGAATGAAAAGGGGATGTTGCTTCAGCTAAATTCAGGTATTTTTTATGAGTTTGTTAAAGCAGATGAATTTTTCAACGATAATCCAAAACGAATCAGTATTAAGGATGTTGAGATTGGTATAAATTATGTGATGATTATTTCAACAAATGCAGGTCTTTGGGCTTATAATGTTGGGGATACGGTTGAATTTACTTCTACACAACCATATCGCGTTATCGTATCAGGCCGCATTAAACATTTTATTTCGGCATTTGGAGAACATGTTATTGGCAAAGAAGTTGAACAAGCCATGCAGGAAGCTGTTTTAGGTACTAATATTAGAGTTTCAGAGTTTACAGTGGCTCCTCAAATAAATTCAAATGAGGGGTTGCCGTATCATGAATGGTTTGTAGAGTTTGAAAATGAACCTGTAGATGTGTTGAAATTAGCTAAAAAAATAGATGAATCCCTTCAAAAGCAAAACACGTATTATTACGATTTAATAAAAGGCAAGGTTTTACAACCACTTAAAATAACAAAAGTAAAAAAAGGCGGATTTCAAGAATATATGAAATCAGTTGGAAAATTAGGAGGACAAAATAAGCTACCAAGACTGTCCAACGATAGAAAAATAGTTGAGGGTTTCCCACACACAAATGAAACCAAATAG
- a CDS encoding M23 family metallopeptidase, translating into MYKKKPKKREIKRKLLDKYRLVILNEHTFEERLSIKLTRLNVFVLVSLTAIILIAGTTMLIAFTTLKEYIPGYSSATLKKKAIELNYKTDSLQQVITMNDRYYASIKKVLQGEVSTIDFSRDSIIQAIKLEASEVNLKPTVEDSILRQKVDKEDKYNLFESATSASNFVLFPPVNGTISESYNVKNKHFAVDIVVAKGTPIKATADGIVIFAEWTANTGYVVIIEHSYGLISVYKHNSALTKAQGDLVKAGEVIASAGNAGELSTGPHLHFELWNDGYPINPTNFIDFK; encoded by the coding sequence ATGTACAAAAAAAAACCAAAAAAAAGGGAGATAAAGCGGAAATTACTTGATAAGTATCGATTGGTTATACTTAACGAGCATACGTTTGAGGAGCGCTTATCCATTAAATTAACGCGTTTAAATGTATTTGTTTTAGTTTCTTTAACGGCAATTATTTTAATTGCAGGAACAACCATGCTTATTGCTTTTACAACTTTAAAAGAATATATACCAGGCTACTCCTCTGCAACATTAAAGAAAAAAGCCATCGAGCTAAATTATAAAACAGACTCATTACAGCAAGTAATAACTATGAACGATCGCTATTATGCATCTATAAAAAAGGTTTTACAAGGTGAAGTTAGTACGATAGATTTTTCTAGAGATTCTATTATTCAAGCGATTAAATTAGAAGCTAGCGAGGTAAATTTAAAGCCAACAGTTGAAGATTCTATTTTAAGACAAAAAGTAGATAAGGAAGACAAGTATAATTTGTTTGAGTCTGCAACATCGGCATCCAATTTTGTGTTATTTCCTCCTGTAAATGGTACTATAAGCGAATCGTATAATGTGAAAAACAAACATTTCGCAGTAGATATTGTAGTAGCTAAAGGCACGCCCATAAAAGCCACGGCAGATGGGATTGTTATTTTTGCCGAATGGACCGCTAATACCGGGTATGTGGTTATTATTGAACATAGTTATGGACTAATCTCAGTATATAAACACAACTCAGCTTTAACAAAGGCGCAAGGCGATTTGGTTAAGGCAGGCGAAGTTATTGCTTCCGCAGGAAACGCTGGCGAGCTTTCTACGGGGCCGCATTTGCATTTTGAACTTTGGAATGATGGTTATCCTATAAATCCAACAAACTTTATAGATTTTAAATAA
- the tatA gene encoding twin-arginine translocase TatA/TatE family subunit, whose protein sequence is MISLNTFLVIGPMQIVLIVVIVLLLFGGKKIPELMRGLGSGIKEFKDASKEDDKKEDKK, encoded by the coding sequence ATGATTTCATTAAATACATTCTTAGTTATTGGGCCAATGCAAATTGTTCTAATTGTTGTTATTGTCTTATTATTATTTGGTGGAAAGAAAATTCCAGAATTAATGAGGGGTCTTGGGAGTGGTATTAAAGAGTTTAAAGATGCCAGTAAAGAAGACGATAAAAAAGAGGATAAAAAGTAG
- a CDS encoding DUF4837 family protein yields the protein MMRNILFSAILLTLFVSCGDKKSSQDKMLLDSSGSINNISVVIDNELWNGSVGDAIRNVLTAPIYGLPQDEPMFTISQIPPSVFSGFVTKNRTVLKIEVNKDAGVEILNNVYAQPQKVIVVKGQSREQLVGAINDNASKIVKTFRSEEIVARQRQMAKSPHNFTSIQKKLGLTIQFPSAYRITKETDNFFWIRKDITTGTTNLMIFEVPYSAIKRNDSLVNQIVKIRDSIGKAHIKGRQDGDIKSDGEKIESYMTTEDSYAPYTNITMVDNKFTIETKGLWDLKADFMGGPFINYAIEDKINKRWVFVEGFAFAPSVEKRDYILELEAIIKSVRIN from the coding sequence ATGATGCGTAATATTCTTTTTTCGGCAATTTTACTAACGTTATTTGTTTCTTGTGGTGATAAAAAATCATCTCAAGATAAGATGCTTTTAGACTCATCAGGAAGCATTAACAATATATCTGTAGTTATAGATAATGAATTATGGAACGGTAGTGTAGGAGATGCTATTAGAAACGTGCTTACAGCTCCAATTTATGGATTACCACAAGACGAACCTATGTTTACCATTAGTCAAATACCACCATCTGTTTTCTCGGGTTTTGTAACAAAAAACAGAACCGTTTTAAAAATTGAAGTGAATAAAGATGCTGGAGTAGAAATTTTGAATAATGTATATGCGCAACCTCAAAAAGTTATTGTAGTTAAGGGGCAATCTAGAGAACAACTCGTAGGTGCTATAAATGATAATGCATCAAAAATAGTTAAAACATTTAGAAGCGAAGAAATAGTAGCAAGACAGCGACAAATGGCTAAATCACCTCATAATTTCACTTCAATTCAAAAAAAATTGGGATTAACCATTCAATTTCCTTCAGCTTACCGGATAACGAAGGAGACTGATAATTTCTTTTGGATTAGAAAAGATATTACCACAGGAACCACTAATTTAATGATTTTTGAAGTGCCATATTCAGCCATTAAAAGAAATGATAGTTTAGTAAATCAAATAGTTAAGATAAGAGATTCAATTGGTAAAGCTCATATTAAAGGAAGACAAGATGGCGATATAAAATCGGATGGTGAAAAAATAGAATCATATATGACCACAGAAGATTCTTATGCTCCATATACAAATATAACGATGGTTGATAATAAATTTACAATTGAAACGAAAGGATTGTGGGATTTAAAAGCCGATTTTATGGGTGGACCATTTATAAATTACGCTATTGAAGATAAAATTAATAAAAGATGGGTGTTTGTTGAAGGGTTTGCCTTTGCCCCATCGGTTGAAAAGCGCGATTACATATTGGAGTTAGAGGCTATAATTAAATCGGTTAGAATAAATTAG
- a CDS encoding LysM peptidoglycan-binding domain-containing protein, with the protein MTYRFFILLGLFNFATCFSQMQDSVSLKETKNDLKHIQNQKDSLLVIKVEDDLFAADFDQKWLEELYSNSLYDTIYNSISELTFDEVEYPELSTELLKSRLANLSSKTPFNVEYNPGLESVIKSYLKRRRNSLQKLINLSAFYFPMFERELDNHDLPLEIKYLAIVESALKPRAKSRVGATGLWQFMYSTGKMYGLDVSSYVDERSDPIKSTEAAAKYLSKLYEIFGDWDLALAAYNSGPGNVTKAIRRSGGYKNYWNIRHNLPRETAGYLPAFLATMYIFEYAEEHGFTKPKPEVAYFETDTIHVKQMITLDQVSEATGVEMEELQFLNPSYKLDIIPFVKGEDYTLRLPRSVIGDFVTNENQIYEFAKAEFDKREKPMPQFFESDTKTTHRVRSGEFLGLIARKYSVRVSDIKKWNGLRSNNLKIGQRLTIYPRNATASSTSSSSTSTISKAVSSSSKIYTVKNGDSLWSISQKFSGVSIQNIKDWNGISGSKLKPGMKLKLTKS; encoded by the coding sequence ATGACGTACAGATTTTTTATATTATTAGGACTCTTTAATTTTGCTACATGTTTTTCACAAATGCAAGATTCAGTTTCTTTAAAAGAAACTAAGAATGATTTAAAACATATTCAAAACCAAAAAGATAGCCTTTTAGTTATAAAAGTTGAAGATGATTTATTTGCGGCCGATTTTGATCAAAAATGGCTAGAAGAATTATATAGCAATTCGCTTTATGATACTATATACAATTCTATTTCTGAACTCACTTTTGATGAAGTTGAATACCCAGAACTTTCAACTGAATTGTTGAAATCTAGATTGGCAAATTTAAGTTCTAAAACACCTTTTAATGTAGAATACAATCCCGGTTTAGAAAGTGTTATTAAATCATATCTAAAAAGAAGAAGAAATAGTTTACAGAAACTTATCAATTTAAGTGCTTTTTACTTTCCTATGTTCGAACGTGAGCTGGATAATCATGATTTGCCTCTTGAAATTAAATATTTAGCTATTGTAGAATCGGCATTAAAACCCAGAGCAAAATCAAGAGTAGGTGCTACAGGTTTATGGCAATTTATGTACAGTACAGGTAAAATGTATGGTTTAGATGTTAGTAGTTATGTTGATGAACGCAGCGACCCTATAAAATCTACCGAAGCAGCAGCAAAATATCTATCTAAACTTTATGAAATTTTTGGTGATTGGGATTTGGCACTTGCTGCCTACAACTCAGGTCCAGGTAATGTTACGAAAGCAATTCGTCGTTCGGGAGGCTACAAAAATTATTGGAATATAAGACATAATTTGCCACGTGAAACCGCAGGATATTTACCCGCTTTTTTAGCAACTATGTATATTTTTGAATATGCAGAAGAACATGGCTTCACAAAACCAAAACCAGAAGTCGCCTATTTTGAAACTGATACTATACATGTGAAACAAATGATTACGCTCGACCAAGTATCAGAAGCTACGGGTGTAGAAATGGAAGAACTTCAGTTTTTAAACCCTTCATATAAATTAGATATTATCCCTTTTGTAAAAGGCGAAGATTATACGTTGCGTTTACCCAGATCCGTTATTGGCGATTTTGTTACAAATGAAAATCAGATTTATGAATTCGCTAAAGCAGAATTTGATAAGCGTGAAAAACCAATGCCTCAATTTTTTGAATCGGACACAAAAACAACACATAGGGTGCGCTCTGGAGAATTTTTAGGATTAATTGCTAGAAAGTACAGCGTGCGGGTAAGCGATATAAAAAAGTGGAATGGCTTACGAAGCAACAATTTAAAAATAGGTCAACGCTTAACTATTTATCCAAGAAACGCAACCGCTTCGAGCACATCTTCATCAAGCACCTCTACAATTTCTAAGGCAGTTTCTAGTAGTTCAAAAATATATACAGTAAAGAATGGTGACTCGTTATGGAGTATCTCTCAAAAATTTTCGGGAGTTTCTATTCAAAATATTAAAGATTGGAACGGTATTAGTGGTAGTAAATTAAAACCAGGAATGAAACTTAAATTAACAAAGAGCTAA
- the pgk gene encoding phosphoglycerate kinase produces the protein MKTLNDFNFKNKKALIRVDFNVPLNDTFEVTDDTRIVSAKPTIIKILEDGGSCILMSHLGRPKGVQDAFSLRHIADKVENILGVEVKFVDECVGEKAETAAANLQPGQILLLENLRFHKEEEAGDKAFAEKLSKLGDIYVNDAFGTAHRAHASTTVVAQFFPNNKCFGLLLAQEIESINKVLKTGEKPVLAILGGAKVSSKITIIENILDAVDHLIIGGGMAFTFIKAQGGKIGNSICEDDKQELALEILKKAKEKNVQVHIPVDVIAADDFSNDANTQVVDITAIPDGWEGVDAGPKSRKQFHEVVMQCKTILWNGPLGVFEMESFAGGTIELGNSIAEATKNGAFSLVGGGDSVAAVKQFGFENKVSYVSTGGGAMLESLEGIVLPGIAAILE, from the coding sequence ATGAAAACGCTTAACGATTTTAATTTCAAAAACAAAAAAGCACTAATACGTGTAGACTTTAATGTGCCTTTAAATGATACCTTTGAAGTAACTGATGATACCAGAATTGTATCAGCGAAACCAACCATCATCAAAATTTTAGAAGATGGGGGAAGCTGTATTTTAATGTCACATTTAGGGCGTCCAAAAGGGGTTCAAGATGCATTTTCGTTAAGGCATATTGCAGATAAGGTTGAAAATATTTTAGGTGTTGAAGTTAAGTTTGTAGATGAATGTGTAGGTGAAAAAGCAGAAACAGCTGCTGCAAACTTACAACCAGGACAAATTTTGTTGCTTGAAAATCTGCGTTTTCACAAAGAAGAAGAAGCTGGCGATAAAGCATTTGCCGAAAAATTATCGAAATTAGGTGATATTTATGTAAACGATGCTTTTGGAACTGCACACAGAGCCCATGCATCCACTACTGTTGTTGCTCAGTTTTTCCCAAACAACAAATGTTTTGGTCTTTTATTAGCTCAAGAAATTGAAAGTATCAATAAAGTATTAAAAACAGGAGAAAAACCTGTATTGGCAATACTTGGTGGCGCTAAAGTATCTTCAAAAATCACCATTATCGAAAACATTTTAGATGCTGTAGATCATTTAATTATTGGTGGTGGTATGGCATTTACATTTATTAAGGCGCAAGGAGGAAAAATTGGAAATTCAATTTGTGAAGATGATAAACAAGAATTAGCCTTAGAAATACTAAAGAAAGCGAAAGAGAAAAATGTGCAAGTACACATACCTGTCGATGTTATTGCTGCCGATGATTTCAGTAACGATGCAAATACGCAAGTGGTAGATATTACAGCCATTCCTGATGGTTGGGAAGGTGTTGATGCTGGCCCAAAATCTAGAAAACAATTTCATGAGGTAGTAATGCAGTGTAAAACGATCCTTTGGAATGGCCCATTAGGTGTTTTCGAAATGGAAAGTTTTGCGGGTGGAACTATAGAACTAGGAAATTCTATTGCTGAAGCTACAAAAAATGGTGCTTTTTCACTTGTGGGTGGTGGCGATTCTGTGGCTGCAGTGAAGCAATTTGGTTTCGAAAATAAAGTAAGTTATGTTAGTACAGGCGGTGGTGCGATGTTAGAAAGTTTAGAAGGTATTGTATTACCAGGAATTGCTGCAATATTAGAATAA
- a CDS encoding DNA polymerase III subunit delta' has protein sequence MQFTDILGQEHLKNHLTQSVDNGRIPHAQLFVGPEGSGTLPMAVAYAQYILCSNVNGENNLGNEACNLKFKNFSHPDLHFAFPVTTSDKAKSHPVSSHYLEEWRQLLKEQPYGNLFDWYKLLGVDNKQGQIGVDEAQDIVKALALKAYEGGYKVMLIWMAEKMNTAAANKLLKLIEEPPNKTVFILIAEDEEQIINTIRSRCQVLHFPPLAEDVIKEALIKQYSLEVSVATKIAHQANGNYNKACDLVYQDSEDLQFETWFIFWIRSAFKAKGNKAAIHDLISWSEDISKTGRETQKQFLNFCLDFFRQALLLNYNATDLVFLEPKTEKFKLENFAPFVHGNNIMEISDELQNAIYHIERNGNSKIILTDLSIKLTRLLHKKAN, from the coding sequence ATGCAATTCACAGATATTCTAGGACAGGAACACCTTAAAAATCATTTAACACAAAGTGTTGATAATGGACGCATTCCACATGCACAATTGTTTGTAGGACCTGAAGGTAGCGGCACGTTGCCCATGGCCGTCGCATATGCACAATACATATTGTGTAGCAATGTGAATGGTGAAAATAATTTGGGTAACGAAGCATGTAACCTCAAGTTTAAGAATTTTTCGCATCCCGATTTGCATTTTGCTTTTCCTGTTACTACTAGTGATAAAGCTAAAAGTCATCCTGTTTCGAGTCATTATTTAGAAGAATGGCGCCAACTTTTAAAAGAACAACCTTATGGAAATTTATTTGATTGGTACAAACTGCTTGGGGTTGACAATAAACAAGGACAAATTGGGGTTGATGAAGCCCAAGATATTGTAAAAGCATTGGCTTTAAAAGCCTATGAAGGCGGCTATAAAGTGATGCTTATTTGGATGGCTGAAAAGATGAACACCGCTGCGGCCAACAAGCTTTTAAAACTTATTGAAGAACCACCTAACAAAACGGTTTTTATTTTAATTGCTGAAGATGAAGAACAAATAATTAACACTATACGTTCACGCTGTCAAGTGTTGCACTTTCCGCCTTTGGCTGAAGATGTTATAAAAGAAGCTTTAATAAAACAATATAGTTTAGAAGTTTCTGTGGCGACAAAAATTGCGCATCAAGCGAATGGAAATTACAATAAAGCTTGCGATTTGGTGTATCAAGATTCAGAAGATTTGCAGTTTGAAACTTGGTTTATTTTCTGGATTCGAAGCGCTTTTAAAGCTAAAGGAAATAAAGCGGCCATTCACGATCTAATTTCTTGGAGTGAAGACATTTCAAAAACAGGTAGAGAGACTCAAAAACAGTTTCTTAATTTCTGTTTAGATTTTTTCAGACAAGCCTTATTGCTTAATTACAATGCCACCGATTTGGTTTTCTTAGAACCGAAAACCGAAAAATTTAAACTTGAAAATTTTGCCCCTTTTGTTCACGGAAACAACATTATGGAAATTAGCGACGAGTTGCAAAATGCTATTTACCATATTGAACGCAACGGAAATTCAAAAATTATTCTTACCGATTTATCTATAAAATTAACACGTTTATTACATAAAAAAGCCAACTAA
- a CDS encoding DUF4249 domain-containing protein, whose translation MKTYIKSILLLFCLVLASCEDVIDVDVSEGKTRLVIEASLDWEKGTTGNQQTIKLSQSSPYFQTNGNNVVTGASVKVTNNNTNAEYVFTDENDGTYTISNFIPVINHSYTLEIIFNGETYIGTETLMSVPVINNITQSTEGGFDDEYLEVNIYYNDPANEENFYLTKYQEEGDLFPLLEDRSDEFVNGNEIYDFWEKSDDEDTNEKPFEAGDKISISLYGISERYYNYIRLLIEQYSSGGDPFSSTAAQIKGNCVNKTKVDNYPYGYFRVTEVVKTSYTFQ comes from the coding sequence ATGAAAACATATATAAAATCAATATTATTACTTTTTTGTCTCGTTTTAGCCTCTTGCGAAGATGTTATAGACGTCGATGTATCTGAAGGAAAAACAAGATTAGTCATCGAAGCTTCATTAGATTGGGAAAAAGGGACAACAGGGAACCAACAGACTATTAAACTAAGCCAATCTTCGCCATATTTTCAAACGAATGGAAATAATGTGGTTACTGGAGCTTCAGTAAAAGTAACTAATAATAATACGAATGCAGAATATGTTTTTACCGATGAAAATGATGGTACTTATACCATTTCAAATTTTATTCCTGTAATTAACCATTCGTACACATTAGAAATTATTTTTAATGGGGAAACATATATTGGAACCGAAACATTAATGTCTGTACCAGTTATAAATAACATTACACAATCTACCGAAGGAGGGTTTGATGATGAATATTTAGAAGTTAATATATATTATAATGACCCAGCAAATGAAGAAAATTTTTATCTAACTAAATACCAAGAAGAAGGTGATTTATTTCCTCTTTTAGAAGACAGATCGGATGAGTTTGTAAATGGGAATGAAATTTATGATTTTTGGGAAAAATCAGATGATGAAGATACCAATGAAAAACCTTTTGAAGCTGGCGATAAAATAAGTATTAGTTTATATGGTATTTCAGAACGTTATTACAACTACATTCGATTGTTAATCGAACAATATAGTAGTGGTGGTGACCCCTTTTCATCAACAGCAGCTCAAATTAAAGGAAATTGTGTTAATAAAACGAAAGTGGATAATTATCCTTATGGATATTTTAGAGTCACCGAAGTTGTAAAAACATCGTATACATTTCAATAA
- a CDS encoding TonB-dependent receptor yields MKHILLGLLCLLFSMHVLAQETYSIRGTLKDIKNGETLFGASVYLKGTTNGVTTNEYGFFSLTAKKGTYTLVVSYIGYEEVYENIVLVSDTVINFEMAELSTQLDEVIITADEPERISIKKPQMSVSKLNAKTIKKIPVVLGEIDIIKSIQMLPGVTNNGEGSTGFNVRGGAVDQNLVLLDEAIIYNTSHFFGFFSVFNADAIKDIKLYKGDIPAKFGGRVSSVLDVRQKDGNSKNFNLTGGIGLISSRLAIEGPVFKDKGSFLIAGRTSYAHLLMKGIEDLKDDKISFYDLNLKTNYEINKNNRIYLSGYFGRDVFDLSQIIKNNYGNVTGNLRWNHVFNDKLFSNLSLIYSKYDYQIVLNFIELDWIADIENYNLKYDFDYYANDKLKFDFGVSGISYYLNPGEVKPTSPTSPVNYLKLDEKRAFEGGVYVSAEHKINDKLTAQYGLRYSTFSSLGGRSMTNYTNNQPVVYSEELDIYERGDENGETYFGKGESIKTFGNFEPRLGLSYQLNPSSSLKASYTKSSQYMHLLSNTSSVTPLDVWTTSGKYIKPQLSNQLALGYYKNFKDDAFSLELETYYKTIDNRIDYIDGSNLIGNNTIETEILSGEARAYGFEVSLRKNKGDFTGWIAYTLSKSEQRTLGGIAGGPGINNGNWYNTSFDRTHDISLTGIYELSKKWTFSSNLVFQTGRPVTYPNTQYSYEGLSIAGYSNRNEDRLPAYHRLDLSATYTPKAMENRKWKGEWVFGVYNAYNRKNAASISFGQNEVTGQNEATRLSIFGMIPSITYNFKF; encoded by the coding sequence ATGAAACACATTTTATTAGGCCTGTTGTGTCTACTGTTTAGCATGCATGTACTTGCTCAAGAAACCTATAGTATTAGGGGAACATTAAAAGATATAAAAAATGGAGAAACTTTGTTTGGGGCAAGTGTTTATTTAAAGGGAACCACAAACGGAGTAACCACAAATGAATATGGTTTTTTCTCTTTAACAGCCAAAAAAGGGACCTATACGTTGGTTGTTTCTTATATTGGATACGAAGAAGTTTATGAAAATATAGTTTTAGTTTCTGATACGGTTATAAATTTTGAAATGGCCGAATTATCTACGCAATTAGATGAAGTTATTATAACTGCTGATGAACCAGAACGTATCAGTATTAAAAAACCCCAAATGAGCGTTTCAAAATTGAATGCTAAAACTATTAAAAAAATACCTGTTGTTTTGGGTGAGATAGATATTATAAAATCCATTCAAATGTTACCTGGAGTTACCAATAATGGAGAAGGCTCTACAGGGTTTAATGTCCGTGGCGGTGCAGTAGATCAAAACTTGGTGTTATTAGATGAAGCTATCATATACAACACATCACACTTTTTTGGTTTTTTCTCTGTTTTTAATGCGGATGCTATAAAAGACATTAAGTTATATAAAGGTGATATTCCAGCTAAATTTGGGGGTAGAGTATCATCGGTTTTAGATGTTCGTCAAAAGGATGGGAATAGTAAAAACTTTAATCTAACTGGAGGTATTGGTTTGATTTCTAGTAGATTAGCTATTGAAGGACCTGTTTTTAAGGATAAAGGGTCTTTTTTAATTGCAGGAAGAACTTCTTATGCACATTTACTAATGAAGGGTATAGAAGATTTAAAGGATGATAAGATTTCTTTTTACGATTTAAACTTAAAAACTAATTACGAAATAAATAAAAACAATCGAATTTATCTTTCTGGATACTTTGGTCGAGACGTTTTTGATTTATCTCAAATTATAAAAAATAACTATGGAAATGTGACCGGAAACCTAAGATGGAATCATGTTTTTAATGATAAATTATTCTCAAATTTATCTCTTATTTACAGCAAGTATGATTATCAAATAGTATTGAATTTTATAGAGTTGGATTGGATTGCTGACATAGAAAATTACAATTTAAAATACGATTTTGATTACTATGCAAACGATAAACTAAAGTTTGATTTTGGTGTAAGCGGTATTTCATATTACTTAAATCCAGGAGAAGTAAAACCAACTTCACCAACCTCGCCCGTTAACTATTTAAAACTAGACGAAAAAAGAGCTTTTGAAGGTGGAGTTTATGTAAGTGCAGAACACAAAATAAACGATAAGCTTACTGCACAATACGGATTAAGATACAGTACCTTTTCGAGCTTAGGAGGTAGAAGTATGACTAATTATACTAATAACCAACCCGTTGTTTATAGTGAAGAATTGGATATTTATGAGCGTGGAGACGAAAATGGAGAAACCTATTTTGGAAAAGGGGAAAGTATTAAAACATTTGGAAATTTTGAACCAAGATTAGGGCTTTCATATCAATTAAACCCATCTTCTTCTTTAAAAGCGAGCTATACAAAATCATCGCAGTATATGCATTTATTATCTAATACATCTTCTGTAACACCTTTAGATGTTTGGACAACTAGCGGAAAATATATTAAGCCACAATTATCAAATCAATTAGCATTAGGCTATTATAAAAACTTTAAGGATGATGCGTTTTCTTTAGAATTAGAAACCTATTATAAAACCATTGACAATCGAATTGATTATATAGATGGCTCAAATTTAATAGGCAATAACACTATTGAAACCGAAATATTAAGTGGTGAAGCGAGGGCATACGGCTTTGAAGTATCCTTAAGGAAAAATAAAGGAGATTTTACAGGCTGGATAGCCTACACCTTATCTAAATCTGAACAAAGAACTTTAGGCGGCATTGCTGGCGGCCCGGGAATTAATAATGGAAATTGGTATAACACATCTTTTGATAGAACACACGATATTTCGTTAACAGGGATATACGAATTAAGTAAGAAATGGACGTTTAGTTCAAACTTAGTGTTTCAAACAGGTAGACCTGTAACTTATCCGAATACACAATATAGCTACGAAGGTTTATCTATTGCAGGCTATTCTAATAGAAATGAAGACAGATTACCAGCTTACCATAGGTTAGATCTTTCGGCTACATATACGCCAAAGGCCATGGAGAATAGAAAATGGAAAGGCGAGTGGGTTTTTGGTGTTTATAATGCATATAACCGTAAAAATGCTGCTTCAATTTCATTTGGTCAGAATGAAGTAACAGGACAAAACGAAGCAACCAGATTATCCATTTTTGGAATGATACCATCAATAACTTACAACTTTAAATTTTAA